The following coding sequences are from one Methanococcoides orientis window:
- a CDS encoding DUF192 domain-containing protein: MLLKSNGYTIASDVEYAKSMLSQAKGLMFRSSVPDSYAMIFVLSSPKKISLHMLFVPFPLEVLFLDDEKRIVKTTYLRSWVGLGDSGKKVKYIIELPAGTISRSDLSVGDQVMFDEL, from the coding sequence ATGCTATTAAAATCTAATGGTTATACCATCGCATCGGATGTTGAATATGCTAAAAGCATGCTCAGTCAGGCAAAGGGCCTGATGTTCAGAAGCTCTGTTCCGGATAGCTATGCTATGATTTTTGTTCTCTCTTCTCCAAAGAAGATCTCCCTGCATATGCTTTTTGTTCCTTTTCCTCTTGAAGTTCTTTTCCTGGATGATGAAAAACGAATCGTCAAGACCACTTATCTTCGATCATGGGTGGGTCTGGGTGACTCCGGTAAAAAAGTGAAGTACATAATAGAGCTTCCTGCAGGCACAATTTCCCGTTCGGATCTTTCGGTTGGCGATCAGGTTATGTTCGATGAACTCTGA
- the purL gene encoding phosphoribosylformylglycinamidine synthase subunit PurL, which translates to MLPENDLKIITEEMGREPNLVEQGCFLNLWSEHCSYRSSAPLLKTFTTVGDRVIIGPGDDAAIIRFGDGWVLAIGMESHNHPSYVDPYNGSATGVGGIVRDIISMGARPIALMDPLYFGPLDTPKNLYLFEHIVEGIAGYGNCIGVPVVRGEAYFDETYSGNPLVNVVCVGLAREENIVTACAQKAGNKLVLVGSTTGRDGLGGASFASRDLSEEAEAEDRPSIQIGDPFTEKLLIEATLEAIGTGHVLSCRDLGAAGLAGASSEMASKGDLGMRLVADNVVLRESGMTPYEIMISESQERILFEVEPENVDELLDIAKKYDLHASMIGELTERLYYTVEFEGEVVADMPVKLLTEGAPTFERPSTAPQERDIGDKPELPADLKQAVLDILSSHNIASKDWIYRQYDHEVQIRTVEKPGSDAGVLRIADGKGLAMSCGCNPGHTLLDPYEGGKGTLIENSMNLAVKGAQGIALVDCLNFGNPERPDIYWQFKQAILGLGDAARDLSIPVVGGNVSLYNESGEYGTAIVPTPSIGLIGITDDIETVPGSFFEGEGSSVILVGSTFDELGGSEYYKIKGLRSNGRAPKVREDAPKMVESIINVIRSGNVVAAHDVSAGGLAAALAEMCNEIGANIDITDICEDLRPDDILFSESHARALLVTSEKDKVVEMLGDIPYSVIGNVGGNDLRIKGREFDISLSLNEIAEARASLTRLMME; encoded by the coding sequence ATGTTACCGGAAAATGACCTGAAGATCATAACAGAAGAGATGGGCAGAGAACCAAACCTTGTTGAACAGGGATGCTTTTTGAACCTATGGAGTGAGCATTGCTCCTACCGTTCCAGTGCTCCTTTGCTGAAGACCTTTACAACTGTTGGCGACCGTGTGATAATCGGACCTGGTGATGATGCCGCAATTATCCGCTTTGGTGATGGCTGGGTACTTGCGATCGGCATGGAAAGCCACAACCATCCTTCATATGTGGACCCTTACAACGGCTCCGCAACTGGTGTTGGTGGTATTGTGCGTGATATCATTTCCATGGGTGCAAGACCTATCGCACTGATGGATCCTCTTTATTTCGGTCCGCTGGACACTCCTAAGAACCTCTACCTCTTTGAGCATATCGTAGAAGGCATTGCAGGATACGGTAACTGTATCGGTGTTCCTGTCGTCAGGGGAGAAGCATATTTTGACGAGACCTACAGTGGAAATCCACTTGTCAACGTCGTCTGTGTTGGCCTTGCCCGTGAGGAGAACATCGTAACTGCCTGTGCACAGAAGGCAGGCAACAAACTGGTCCTTGTGGGTTCTACCACAGGACGCGATGGTCTTGGTGGCGCATCGTTTGCTTCTCGTGACCTCTCTGAAGAAGCAGAGGCAGAAGACCGTCCAAGCATCCAGATCGGCGATCCTTTCACCGAAAAGCTCCTGATCGAGGCAACACTTGAGGCAATAGGTACCGGTCATGTGCTTTCATGCAGGGACCTTGGTGCTGCAGGTCTTGCAGGTGCAAGCTCTGAAATGGCATCCAAAGGCGATCTGGGAATGCGCCTGGTGGCTGACAATGTGGTACTTCGCGAGTCAGGAATGACCCCTTATGAGATCATGATCTCCGAGTCCCAGGAACGTATCCTCTTTGAGGTCGAGCCTGAGAACGTGGATGAGCTTCTTGACATCGCGAAGAAGTATGACCTTCATGCCAGCATGATCGGTGAGCTTACAGAGCGTCTCTATTACACTGTCGAGTTCGAAGGTGAGGTCGTCGCAGATATGCCTGTCAAGCTTCTCACAGAAGGTGCACCTACCTTTGAACGTCCATCAACAGCTCCTCAGGAACGTGACATCGGCGACAAGCCGGAACTTCCAGCTGACCTGAAACAGGCAGTACTGGACATTCTTTCATCTCATAACATTGCCTCAAAGGATTGGATCTACAGGCAGTACGACCATGAGGTTCAGATCCGTACCGTTGAAAAACCAGGTTCAGATGCAGGAGTCCTTCGCATTGCAGATGGCAAGGGTCTCGCAATGTCCTGTGGTTGCAATCCGGGTCACACCCTTCTTGACCCGTATGAAGGTGGAAAAGGAACCCTCATTGAGAACAGCATGAACCTTGCTGTAAAAGGTGCACAGGGTATAGCCCTTGTGGATTGTCTCAACTTTGGTAACCCTGAAAGACCTGATATCTACTGGCAGTTCAAGCAGGCGATCCTCGGCCTCGGTGACGCTGCAAGGGATCTTTCCATACCGGTTGTCGGAGGTAATGTCTCCCTCTACAATGAGAGTGGTGAATACGGCACAGCTATCGTACCAACACCATCAATCGGTCTTATCGGAATAACCGATGATATTGAGACCGTCCCTGGTTCTTTCTTTGAAGGGGAGGGCAGTTCTGTGATCCTCGTGGGAAGCACCTTTGATGAACTGGGCGGTTCGGAATATTACAAAATAAAAGGCCTCAGGAGCAATGGTCGTGCACCAAAGGTACGTGAAGACGCTCCAAAGATGGTAGAGTCCATCATAAATGTTATCAGAAGTGGAAATGTCGTAGCAGCTCATGATGTGTCTGCCGGTGGACTTGCAGCAGCTCTTGCTGAGATGTGCAATGAAATTGGTGCAAACATCGACATCACAGATATCTGTGAAGATCTCAGGCCTGATGATATCCTGTTCTCAGAATCCCATGCAAGGGCTCTCCTTGTGACCTCTGAGAAAGACAAGGTTGTCGAAATGCTTGGTGATATCCCATATTCCGTCATCGGTAATGTTGGCGGAAATGACTTACGCATAAAGGGAAGGGAATTTGACATCTCTCTTTCCCTGAATGAGATTGCAGAAGCAAGGGCAAGTCTCACAAGATTGATGATGGAATAA